GATAATTCATTCGGGATCTCCCAAAGATTCAGCTTTCCTACCGTATATTCAAAAAGAAAGCAGATGCTCAATGCAGAGTGGACGGCAAGTGTGATTAGCCAAAACCTGACAAAAACTCAGCTTACCAAAGAAGTGACGGATGTTTTCTACAGGACTTTAGTCCTTTTGGAAAAGAAAAAAATATTGGAATACATCAGCAAGCTTTACAATAATTTTGCTGAAAAAGCTGCTTTAAGGCTAAAAAAAGGAGAAGCCAATATTTTGGAGGAATCTACCGCCGAAATTCAAAAAGAACAGATAAAAGTACAATTAAGCAGCCTTGAAAATGATCTTAATGTAGCAAAACTTCAGCTTCAGCTTCTCTTGCAGTCTGAAAATCCTTACCAGCCTGTAGCAGATAAACCGATAATAGATGTTGCCCTTCAGATTTCTGAGGATAAAGTAAAGCAGCATCCGGAGCTTCAGTATCTTCAGCAGCAGATCAAGGTGGGAGAAGCCGAAGTACAGCTGGAAAAAAGCAGATTGCTTCCAGATCTTCTTGTAGGATATACCAATCAGAGTATGAAAAACATCAACAATAACCGTTTCAATTCGGTTCAGGTGGGTGTTGGAATCCCTTTGTTTACAAAAGGCCAGAGGGCAATGGCAAAAGCTGCACAGGCAAAAATTGCCATCACAGAAAATCAGTACCATCGAAAAGAAATTGAACTCAAAAACAGACTGGGGCAGCAGATCAGTAATTATGTAAATCAACAGAGAATCATTGAGAATTATGAGCAAAAACAGCTTCCAAAGTCCGAAACAATCTTAAAAACAGCTCAAAAACAGATGGAAGTGGGAGAGATTGATTATCTGAACTGGGTAATACTGGTGAATCAGGCTGTAAAAACAAAAGCAGACTATATTGACCAGCTGGAAAGACTTAATCAGATCGGAGCGGAACTTAATTTCTTAATTTCAAAATAACAGCGTAATGCATTTCAAAAAAATATCAGTATACAGCCTGGCCTTAGCATTTGTTTTATCTTCTTGTTCAGGAAAAAAAGAAGAAGAAAAAACGGTCTATGAAAACAAAAAGTTTAGTAAAAGCACTGAAAATACAGTACATCTTACAGAAAAACAGCTTCAATCTGTAGGGTTAACCACCACCTCCATTCAAGACAGGAATATGGAAAAACTGGTACGTCTGAACGGTAAAGCAGAGATTGCCCCGTCACATATCAGCTCTATTTCAAGTATTATGGGAGGGCACATCAAGTCCGTTAATGTGATCAATGGAAGCCATTTCACTAAAGGGCAGATATTGGCCGTGGTGGAAGACCCGCAGTTCATACAGCTTCAGCAGGATTATCTGGTTACAAAAGCTCAGCTTGAAGCCGCACGACTGAATTTTAACCGTCAGAAAGACCTTAATACAAGCAAAGCCAGCAGCGACAAGACGATGGAGATGGCTCAGGCAGACTACGCGACTCTGAATGCCACCCTGAAAGGACTTGAAGAAAAACTTCGGATCATAGGAATAAGTGCTAAAGGCTTAACCACCGGAAATATCAGAAGCCGGATTAATATTTATGCTCCGTTCACAGGTTTTGTAAGCAAAATTTCAGTGAATAACGGACAATATATCAATCCGGCAGATACTTTATTTGAACTCATCAATCCTTCGGGATTACTGTTGGAACTGAAGGTTTTTGAAAATGATGTGAATGATGTGAAAGTAGGCCAGGAAATTTTAGTTTACAATAACCAGAAGCCGGACGTGAAGTCAAACGCTAAAATTGTAAGTGTAGTTCCAAGTATTGAAAACGGAGGTTCTGCCACAGCTGTAGCCAAACTTTCTTCTGTAAATTCTGATTTTGTAAAAGGAATGTATGTGAATGCAGAAGTGAATATCAGCAGCCGTTATACACAGGGACTTCCCAATGAAGCGGTGGTGGCTTATGAAAACAAAAATTATGTTTTTGAAGATCTTGGAAAGTCAAATTATAAAATGATCCCTGTGGTTGCCGGAATTTCTGATGATCAGTTCACGGAGATTGTAAAAGCAGATTTTCTAAAGGATAAGAAAATTGTACAGAAAGGAGCTTACAGTCTGCTGATGATGCTTAAAAATAAAGCTGAATAACAGAACTGTGAGATTGATATAAAATCTATTCTATCTAAGGGAGCAAAAGAGAACTATTTTAGAAACTGATCTTTTTTGCTTCCTTTTTTTATATTCCGTTTCGAACTATATACTTTAAATACACTAAATAGAAGAAATCTGAATTCTAAGCAAATAGAAATGGTTCGATTAAAAAAACAGTGTGTTTCTTATTTTTTATATGAAAAAAAATCTTTTTCTGTTTCAAAAACCTTTCATTTAAAAAAATGCTTTCGAAAAGAATGATATTTGACAGGTTTTTGAATATTAAAAGTATTATTTAATGCATAGCTCATGGTAAAATAATATATTTAGGAAGTGAATAGTTTTAAGAGGATTTTTAGATGTATTACGAAAAGAACTTTTATCGAAAATATATGACAAAAAAACCTTTGCACAATTTCCATATTCCGGTAATGGGTCTGGCTTACACAATAGACAGCCCGATCCGTGTAGCACAATATGGAATATCTTCCGTAATTTCTATTATTGATGACGAAATTTTGGAAAAAATGAAAAACTTTTATAACAGGAAGTTCAACCTGGATTATTTAGGAATTTCAACAAAAACGGAAGATTACAGAGCGAAAAGAATTACTGCCTATCTTGATATGGTAGATGATATCGTGAATGAAAAATTTGAATCTTTCAAACAGGAAATCAGCAAAAATAAAGAGTCTTTAAAAGACTTTATGGCAATGTTGCCCAATACTTCAGATTTGAAGAACAGCCTTCAGAGTTTTATAAACCAAAAGGATAACTGGAGCTCAAATATTAAAAATTTTATTGAGTCC
This genomic window from Chryseobacterium sp. MEBOG06 contains:
- a CDS encoding efflux RND transporter periplasmic adaptor subunit; translation: MHFKKISVYSLALAFVLSSCSGKKEEEKTVYENKKFSKSTENTVHLTEKQLQSVGLTTTSIQDRNMEKLVRLNGKAEIAPSHISSISSIMGGHIKSVNVINGSHFTKGQILAVVEDPQFIQLQQDYLVTKAQLEAARLNFNRQKDLNTSKASSDKTMEMAQADYATLNATLKGLEEKLRIIGISAKGLTTGNIRSRINIYAPFTGFVSKISVNNGQYINPADTLFELINPSGLLLELKVFENDVNDVKVGQEILVYNNQKPDVKSNAKIVSVVPSIENGGSATAVAKLSSVNSDFVKGMYVNAEVNISSRYTQGLPNEAVVAYENKNYVFEDLGKSNYKMIPVVAGISDDQFTEIVKADFLKDKKIVQKGAYSLLMMLKNKAE